The DNA segment CAATGACCATGCCGCCAGCTGCGTGCACCTTCTCGGATAGCGCCGCATAATCTTCAACGTATCCCTCAGTCGTTGGGTACTGAACCATCACACCAGCTAAGCCATCACCAATTTCGAGGTTCGCCAAATCTGCTACTTCCACTTCAATACCAAGTGGACGAGCGCGGGTCTTCATGACTTCGATGTTCTGAGGGTGGCAGCTATTTGAAACGACAAAGCGCTTAGACTTGTTCTTACGGTTTACCCGCAAGCAGAGTGTCATGGCTTCGGCTGCTGCCGTGGATTCATCGAGTAAGGATGAATTCGCGATTTCCATTCCGGAGAGTTCGCAAACCAGAGTTTGAAAGTTGAACAACGCTTCGAGGCGCCCTTGAGCAATCTCAGCTTGGTACGGAGTATACTGTGTGTACCAACCTGGGTTTTCAAGGATATTTCGCTGAATCACCGGCGGCACAACACAGTCGTAATAGCCGAGTCCAATGTAGGACTTCATGACCTTATTCTTATCTGCCATGGAGCGGAGGCGAGCCATCACTTCACGCTCACTGAGCCCTGCACCGATATTCAGACTTTCCTTGAGTCGGATATTCTCGGGAACAATTTTACTGACCATCTCCTCAAGGCTGCTAAAACCTAAGGTCTTAAGCATAGTCTCGATCTCTGCTTGCGCAGGTCCAAGATGGCGGTCAACAAATACGTCGGGATGAGCAAATGCGGTGGATGCGTCGGTCACAGCTAAAGTCCTCTTTTTACAGGCCAAATTGGTGCGCAAGGCGCACTTACCACTCGGAGCCAGCTGTGGCCCCGGGGGGCGAAAACGGACTACCACAGGGGCATTGGTTGATCAATCAGAGGATGGCAAGGGTGTCGTCAAAAAGAACGACTTAGATAATTCGGAAATGCTCTTTGAGGACGCAGCGTCTTAATCGGGAAAAGTCGCGAGCGGTGGTTAGCCCCTCGCCAGTTGGGCTTGCAATCGTGAAAGACGTATAGCCTTCGCCGCCGAGCCCTAAGCCCGCATAAGTAGGAGCATTTTTGACAAATATACTCGTATTGATGGCTCGGGCCATCATATGCATATTGTCGATATTTTTCGAGTACATCGACGCGGTATGGCCATTTCCATGCTCACAACGAACCGCCATATGGACACCTTCACGAGCGTCAGCAACACGAACCATACCCGTCACAGGCATCAAAAGCTCAGCCTGAACGAAGGGATGGCGCTCTGGTACTTCGCCGTAAGCGATCAAGGTACCATGAGGTGCTTGGACACCGATTTCACCAAGGATCTTGGCAATGTCTTTACCAACCCACTTTTTATTCGCATGTCCGTCTTCGACGACAACTTTCTCGAGGCGCTGGATTTCCGTCGCCGAGAGTTCATAGGCGCCATGACGTGCCATGGACGCTTTGAGAGGATCAGCAATCGCAGACACGGCAATAATTTCTTTTTCAGCCGTACAGACAATGTTGTTGTCTAGAGAGACACCCTTAACAATGCCCTCCCCAGCCTGCTCAAGGTCTGCCGTTTCGTCAACGAGCACTGGAGGATTGCCGGGTCCACCCGCAATCACTTTTTTGCCGGACGCCATAGCGGCCTTCACGACCCCAGGTCCACCCGTAACGACTAAAAGACGAATTCCCGGATGGGTCATCACCGCTTGAGCCGACTCAATCGTTGGCTCTGCAGTAAGCGTTAATAAATTCTCCGGACCGCCCGCGCGAACAATCGCATCGTTAATGATTTGAACGGTAAAGATGCTGCACTTCTTTGCACCAGGATGGGCATTAAAAACAACCGAGTTGCCCGCGGCAATCATCCCAATACCGTTACAGATGATAGTTTCAGTCGGATTGGTCGTTGGCGTAATCGCACCAATCACCCCGTAAGGAGCCCACTCCTCGAGAGTTAAACCCTCGTCACCACTTTTGGCCCATGGTTCAAGAATTTCGGGTCCTGGCGTCTTATCGATAACAAGCCGATTCTTGATAAGTTTCTGATCAACGCGGCCTAAGCCAGTCTCCTGAACTGCCATTTGAGCGAGCTTTTCAACATGCTGACGGCATTCCCGACGAACCTCGTCCACAATCCGGTAGCGTGCCTGAA comes from the Deltaproteobacteria bacterium genome and includes:
- a CDS encoding aldehyde dehydrogenase EutE, giving the protein MSEDKIASIVDRVVSRLQTSDSSVPENPNPKLRPAQVNPPYGCGPTSKRESPTRVAPAGYGQKSRGGLGRGVFADVNSAVAAAQEAFVAYSMLGLQARYRIVDEVRRECRQHVEKLAQMAVQETGLGRVDQKLIKNRLVIDKTPGPEILEPWAKSGDEGLTLEEWAPYGVIGAITPTTNPTETIICNGIGMIAAGNSVVFNAHPGAKKCSIFTVQIINDAIVRAGGPENLLTLTAEPTIESAQAVMTHPGIRLLVVTGGPGVVKAAMASGKKVIAGGPGNPPVLVDETADLEQAGEGIVKGVSLDNNIVCTAEKEIIAVSAIADPLKASMARHGAYELSATEIQRLEKVVVEDGHANKKWVGKDIAKILGEIGVQAPHGTLIAYGEVPERHPFVQAELLMPVTGMVRVADAREGVHMAVRCEHGNGHTASMYSKNIDNMHMMARAINTSIFVKNAPTYAGLGLGGEGYTSFTIASPTGEGLTTARDFSRLRRCVLKEHFRII